The genome window CGCTGTCCCCCTTCAGTTGCCAATCGGCGAAGAAGAAAACTTCAAAGGTGTTGTTGACCTCGTTAACTTCCGCGGTATTCAGTGGAACGAAGATGATAAAGGTATGACGTTCCAAGAGGTCCCTATTCCGGCTGATATGTTGGAAGAAGCTACCGAATGGCGCGAGAAACTGCTTGAAGCCGTTGCCGAATTTGACGATTCGCTGATGGAGAAGTATTTTGAAGATCCCGAATCAATCTCGGAAGACGAAATTCTGGCGGCTCTGCGTAAAGCAACGATCGCTATGAAAGTTGTTCCGATGCTTTGCGGTTCATCGTTCAAAAACAAGGGTGTTCAAACCATGCTCGATTACGTGATGGCATTGTTGCCATCACCAATGGACAAGGAAAGCATCAAAGGAACGAACCCAAACACGGGTGAAGAGATTTCTCGGAAACCATCGTCGTCTGAGCCGTTCTCTGCCTTGGCGTTCAAAATTGCAACGGATCCATACGTAGGTCGGTTATGTTTTGTACGTTCGTATTCAGGTGTTCTGGAGTCTGGTTCTTACATCTTGAATAACCGTTCGGGTAACAAAGAGCGGATTTCGCGGATTTTCCAGATGCACGCTAACAAACAGAATCAGATCGAGCGTCTGGAAGCGGGTGACATCGGTGCTGTAGTTGGTTTCAAGGATATCAAAACCGGCGATACGCTGTCGGATGAAAAGAACCCAATCGTTCTTGAATCGATGGTATTCCCAGAGCCCGTTATTGGTTATGCGATCGAGCCTAAGAAATCGGCTGATCAGGATAACTTCTCGAAGGCGATTGGTAAACTGATTGAAGAAGATCCAACCCTCAAAGTTGAGTCAAATGAAGAAACCGGCCAAACCATCATCCGTGGTATGGGCGAACTTCACCTCGAAATCATCATTGACCGTATGCGTCGTGAGTTCAAGGTAGAGGTGAACCAGGGTGCTCCACAGGTAGCTTACAAAGAGAAGCTAACTAAAAACGTTGAGCACCGTGAAGTATACAAGAAGCAGTCAGGTGGCCGTGGTAAATTTGCTGACATCGTATTTGAACTCGGACCACGTACCGAAGACGAAGCAGGTGTTATTCAGCCAGGCTTGGAGTTTGTAAACGGTATCGTAGGTGGTGTTATTCCCCGTGAATTCATTCCTGCTGTACAGAAAGGCTTTGACGAATCGCTGAAAAACGGTCCGTTGGCTGGTTTCCCACTTCAAAGTATGCGGGTTCGGTTGTTCCATGGTTCGTACCACGATGTCGACTCCGATTCGCTATCTTTCGAAATGGCAGCTCGTCTTGGCTTCCGTGAAGCAGCCCGTCAGGCTGGTCCGAAATTGCTCGAACCAATCATGGCGGTTGAGGTACTAACTCCAGAGGAATACACCGGTCCGATTACAGGTGACTTGAATCGTCGTCGGGGTGTGATGAAAGGTATGGATACGAAAGCCGGATCACAGGTGATCAAAGCCGACGTTCCGCTTTCTGAATTGTTTGGTTACGTAACTGATCTGCGTACAATGTCTTCTGGTCGTGCTACAGCGAACCTGACGTTTGCGCACTATGAAGTTGTTCCTCAGAACATTTCTGATACAGTTGTTGCCAAAGAAAAAGGTACAGTGAAGGCGTAAGCCTATTCGATATTGGGCAGTAAGTCAATCATGGCTTGCTGCCCATTTTTTGTGCTGTCGGAGTAAATGGTTCTTTCGGCAGTATTCTTCATAAACACATAACGAACCACAACACAATGAGCCAAAAAATTCGCATTAAGCTAAAGTCGTTCGACCACATGCTGGTTGACAAATCGGCCGAGAAAATTGTAAAGGCTGTAAAATCGACGGGTGCTATCGTAAGTGGTCCAATCCCACTGCCGACAGACAAAGAGATTTACACCGTACTGCGGTCGCCCCACGTTAACAAAAAAGCGCGGGAGCAATTCCAGCTTTGCACCTACAAGAGGCTAGTAGACATCTACAGCAGCAGCGCAAAAACGGTTGATGCGTTGATGAAACTCGAATTGCCGAGTGGTGTTGATGTAGAGATCAAAGTCTAACGATTTTTTGCCAAAGGCTTACTGCCGTCAGTTCGAGACACAAGTGTTTTGAATTGGCGGCATTTTATATTAATGGCTTAGTTAGCTAATGAATTGTTTTTTATTCCGAAAATAGTTTGAAATAGTAGTTTTATTTATGTAAAATATTTTCTACTTTTGCACTCCCAAACTCGGAATATTGAGGCAGTGACATACGAGGGTGAAGGTCCGCTACTGGTGGAAACCACATCTGACTTTTTAGCAAGCAAACCTTGTAACACATGGTTTTGTCTGCTGCTTAAGGTCAGGTGCAACGCGCCCGTCCTTTTTTTATGTCATTTTGGGTCTGACTGTTAAGCACATATAGGATTAATCTGACTATTTGCTTACCTTTGCGGCCCGATTCAGAAAGTCTGATGCGGGAAATAATACCTATTTTTTACCTGCTTACTTTAAACAAACACAAATGTCTGGTTTAATTGGCAAGAAAATCGGGATGACCAGCGTGTACAATGCGGACGGGCAGGCTCTGGCATGTACAGTGATTGAGACGGGTCCCTGTGTCGTAACTCAAGTCCGTAGCGTCGAGAAAGATGGCTACACGGCTGTGCAACTAGGTTTCGGCGACAAGAAAGAAAAGCACACCAACAAGCCTGAGATGGGCCACTTCAAAAAAGCTGGCACTACACCAAAGCGTAAACTCGTTGAATTCAAAGAATTCACGCAGGAGTTTAATCTCGGTGATACACTCACGGCAGTCGACGTATTTGGCGAAGGTGATTTCGTTGATGTAGTCGGAACAGCCAAAGGACGCGGTTTTCAAGGCGTTGTAAAACGGCATGGATTCGGCGGTGTCGGTGGCCAGACGCACGGTCAGCATAACCGGGGTCGTCACCCAGGTTCGATTGGTGCCTGCTCATTCCCTTCACGGGTATTTAAAGGTCTGCGCATGGCAGGCCGTATGGGTGGCAACCGCGTTAAGGTTCAAAACCTGCGTGTTCTGCGCATTTTGCCTGAGCAAAACTTGCTCGTTGTTAGCGGTTCGATTCCTGGAGCCAAAAATTCATACGTTATTATCGAGAAGTAGGTCATGGAAGTAATCGTATATAACAGCAAGGGCGAAGACACAGGCAAAAAGGTCACCCTTCCGGAGGAGGTTTTCGGGATTGAACCGAACCAACACGCGATTTACCTCGACGTGAAACAATACCTGGCCAATCAGCGTCAGGGAACGCACAAAGCGAAAGAGCGTGCTGAAAATGCGCACTCAACTCGCAAATTGAAGAAGCAAAAAGGTACAGGTGGTGCTCGCGCCGGTAGCGCTAAGTCGCCTGTGTTCGTTGGTGGTGGCACAATTTTCGGACCACGTCCACGTGACTATAGCTTCAAACTGAACAAAAAAGTGAAATCGCTGGCTCGCAAATCGGCACTTGCTGCTAAAGCGCAGGCTAATAACATTTCGGTTATTGACAGCATCACGATAGACGCACCACGCACGAAAGATTACATCCAGTTCCTGACCGACCTGAATGTAACGGGCCGCAAAACGCTGCTTATCCTGCCAGACGTGAATCTAAACGTTGTCTTGTCGAGCCGGAACGTACAGAAAGCAAAAGTAATGACTGCTTCGCAGGTGAATACCTATGATCTGGTCAACGCTGACCGGTTGCTGATTAGCGAAGAAGCTTTGTCAACCATCCAAACGCTGTTCGACAAATAATCATGAGCGTACTGAAACGACCAATCGTCACCGAAAAAATGACGGGCCTTAACAAGCAGGGGAAGTATGCTTTTGAGGTTGAATTGAAAGCGAATAAACTTGAAATCGTTAAAGCTGTCGAGAAATTGTACGGCGTAAACGTTGAAGCTGTTCACACGATGCGTTCGCTTGGTAAAAAGCGTAGCAAAAATATTAACGGGCGCGTTGTAACGGGCAAAACCCCAACTACCAAGAAAGCAATCGTTACGGTTGCAGAAGGCGAAGTAATCGATATTTACGCTGACCTGTAAACCGGGCGTTGCCCTACCAATTAATCAGTCATGGGAGTTAAAAAACTAAGACCAATAACGCCGAGTACACGTTTTCGCGTGGCACCCGACTTTGCGGAAATAACGACCTCCAAGCCGGAAAAAAGCCTGCTGGAGCCCCTAAAGAGAACCGGTGGCCGGAACAATGAAGGTCACCGCACTATGCGCTACATTGGAGGAGGTCATAAGCGGCATTACCGTATCATTGACTTCAAGCGCGATAAAGTCGGCCAGACTGCCGAAGTTTTGACTGTAGAATACGATCCAAACCGTTCTGCCCGCATTTCGCTGGTTCAGTACGCTGATGGCGAAAAGCGATATATCATCGCACCTCAGGGTATTACGGTTGGCCAGACGATCCAGTCTGGCGCAGGTTCTACCCCCGATGTGGGCAATGCGATGCCATTAGCGTCAATGCCGATTGGTACTATTGTTCACAACATCGAACTGACACCTGGAAAAGGTGGTGCAATGGCCCGCTCTGCTGGTACATACGCTCAGTTAGTTGGTCGTGAGGACAAGTACGCGATCCTACGTCTGCCTTCGGGCGAAACCCGCCGGGTTTTAAGCGCAGGTATGGCAACGGTTGGTTCGGTCTCTAACCCGGATCACATGAACGTTGTTGTGGGTAAGGCTGGCCGTAACCGTTGGTTAGGTCGTCGTCCACGAGTTCGCGCTGTGGTGATGAACCCTGTCGATCACCCGATGGGTGGTGGCGAAGGCCGGGCATCCGGTGGTCACCCACGCTCGCGCAATGGCCAGTTCGCTAAGGGTCAGAAGACCCGTAATAAGAACAAGGCATCAGAAAGCATGATTATTAGCCGACGCAAAAAGTAACAGATACTAATGGCACGTTCACTCAAAAAAGGCCCATATATTGATTTTCGTCTGGACAATAAAGTTCAAACGCAAAATGACTCGGGCAAGAAATCGGTCATCAAAACCTGGTCGCGTCGTTCAATGATTTCGCCGGATTTCGTAGGCCACACGTTTGCTGTGCACAACGGCAATAAATTTATCCCGGTCTACGTAACGGAAAACATGGTAGGCCACAAGCTCGGTGAGTTTTCTCCGACACGCAACTTCCGGGGTCACACCGCAAAGAAAGACAAGGGCAAACGATAAGCTGTTCGCCGTTTATGGATTGTAGGTACTAACAAACTATAAATCATAAACGACAAACCACAAACTGAAAACATGGAAGCAGTAGCAAGACTTAGAGATGTGCCCACGTCGCCCCGTAAGATGCGGTTAATCGCCGATCTGATTCGTGGTCAGCGCGTTAGCCGGGCGTTGGGTCTGTTAAAATATCAGCCGCAAGCCGGTGCCGCCGTATTGCAGAAAGTGCTGTTGTCGGCAGTTGCCAACTGGCAGCAAAAGAATGGAGATGAGCGTATTGAAGATGCTGATCTCTATGTAAAAACGATCTTTGTAGACGGTGGTCCAATGCTGAAGCGTCTGCGCCCGGCTCCTCAGGGCCGTGGTCACCGGATTCGGAAGCGGTCGAACCATATCACGATTGTGATAGACAGCGCTGCTCAGCCGGTATTAGGTCAGGCAGAAGTAGAAACCCCAGAAAACGAGAACTAAGAAATGGGACAAAAAATTAATCCAGTTGGCCTACGACTTGGTATTGTTCGGGGCTGGGAATCGAGCTGGTACGGTGGTAAAGAGTTTGCGGAAAAGCTCGTTGAAGACGAAAAAATCCGTAAGTACGTTGCAGCCCGTATTCCGAAAGGAGCCATCGCACGCGTGGTTATCGAACGTACACTGAAGCGTGTTACATTAACAATTCACACAGCCCGTCCGGGTATTGTAATCGGCAAAGGTGGTGGAGAGGTCGATAAGATCAAAGAAGAATTGAAGAAGGTAACCGGTAAGGACGTTCAGATCAATATCTTCGAAATCAAACGGCCTGAAATTGATGCTAAACTAGTTGGTGAGGCTATCGCTCAGCAATTACAAGCGCGTATTTCGTTCCGTCGTGCCATGAAGCAAGCCATCCAGTCAGCAATGCGGGTGGGTGCTCAAGGAATCAAAGTAAAAGTATCAGGTCGTTTAGGTGGTGCAGAAATTGCCCGCTCGGAACAGTATAAAGAAGGACGTGTTCCTCTTCACACGCTCCGTGCTGACATCGACT of Spirosoma agri contains these proteins:
- the rplD gene encoding 50S ribosomal protein L4, whose translation is MEVIVYNSKGEDTGKKVTLPEEVFGIEPNQHAIYLDVKQYLANQRQGTHKAKERAENAHSTRKLKKQKGTGGARAGSAKSPVFVGGGTIFGPRPRDYSFKLNKKVKSLARKSALAAKAQANNISVIDSITIDAPRTKDYIQFLTDLNVTGRKTLLILPDVNLNVVLSSRNVQKAKVMTASQVNTYDLVNADRLLISEEALSTIQTLFDK
- the rplW gene encoding 50S ribosomal protein L23, which encodes MSVLKRPIVTEKMTGLNKQGKYAFEVELKANKLEIVKAVEKLYGVNVEAVHTMRSLGKKRSKNINGRVVTGKTPTTKKAIVTVAEGEVIDIYADL
- the rplC gene encoding 50S ribosomal protein L3, which produces MSGLIGKKIGMTSVYNADGQALACTVIETGPCVVTQVRSVEKDGYTAVQLGFGDKKEKHTNKPEMGHFKKAGTTPKRKLVEFKEFTQEFNLGDTLTAVDVFGEGDFVDVVGTAKGRGFQGVVKRHGFGGVGGQTHGQHNRGRHPGSIGACSFPSRVFKGLRMAGRMGGNRVKVQNLRVLRILPEQNLLVVSGSIPGAKNSYVIIEK
- the rpsC gene encoding 30S ribosomal protein S3; this translates as MGQKINPVGLRLGIVRGWESSWYGGKEFAEKLVEDEKIRKYVAARIPKGAIARVVIERTLKRVTLTIHTARPGIVIGKGGGEVDKIKEELKKVTGKDVQINIFEIKRPEIDAKLVGEAIAQQLQARISFRRAMKQAIQSAMRVGAQGIKVKVSGRLGGAEIARSEQYKEGRVPLHTLRADIDYAISEAQTVYGKIGIKVWIFKGEVYGKRDLSPAAMMSQAQAGERSAGANDRGDRRGPRGDRDGNERGGRNRNDRGGNDRGGNRGGGGGQGGNRGGQGGQGGNRGGGGGQGGNRAGGGGGPRR
- the rpsJ gene encoding 30S ribosomal protein S10, whose translation is MSQKIRIKLKSFDHMLVDKSAEKIVKAVKSTGAIVSGPIPLPTDKEIYTVLRSPHVNKKAREQFQLCTYKRLVDIYSSSAKTVDALMKLELPSGVDVEIKV
- the rplB gene encoding 50S ribosomal protein L2, yielding MGVKKLRPITPSTRFRVAPDFAEITTSKPEKSLLEPLKRTGGRNNEGHRTMRYIGGGHKRHYRIIDFKRDKVGQTAEVLTVEYDPNRSARISLVQYADGEKRYIIAPQGITVGQTIQSGAGSTPDVGNAMPLASMPIGTIVHNIELTPGKGGAMARSAGTYAQLVGREDKYAILRLPSGETRRVLSAGMATVGSVSNPDHMNVVVGKAGRNRWLGRRPRVRAVVMNPVDHPMGGGEGRASGGHPRSRNGQFAKGQKTRNKNKASESMIISRRKK
- the fusA gene encoding elongation factor G; its protein translation is MARDLNFTRNIGIAAHIDAGKTTTTERILYYAGVSHKIGEVHDGAATMDWMEQEQERGITITSAATTVDWTYRENKYHINIIDTPGHVDFTVEVNRSLRVLDGLVFLFSAVDGVEPQSETNWRLANNYNVARLGFVNKMDRSGADFLNVCKQVKEMLGSYAVPLQLPIGEEENFKGVVDLVNFRGIQWNEDDKGMTFQEVPIPADMLEEATEWREKLLEAVAEFDDSLMEKYFEDPESISEDEILAALRKATIAMKVVPMLCGSSFKNKGVQTMLDYVMALLPSPMDKESIKGTNPNTGEEISRKPSSSEPFSALAFKIATDPYVGRLCFVRSYSGVLESGSYILNNRSGNKERISRIFQMHANKQNQIERLEAGDIGAVVGFKDIKTGDTLSDEKNPIVLESMVFPEPVIGYAIEPKKSADQDNFSKAIGKLIEEDPTLKVESNEETGQTIIRGMGELHLEIIIDRMRREFKVEVNQGAPQVAYKEKLTKNVEHREVYKKQSGGRGKFADIVFELGPRTEDEAGVIQPGLEFVNGIVGGVIPREFIPAVQKGFDESLKNGPLAGFPLQSMRVRLFHGSYHDVDSDSLSFEMAARLGFREAARQAGPKLLEPIMAVEVLTPEEYTGPITGDLNRRRGVMKGMDTKAGSQVIKADVPLSELFGYVTDLRTMSSGRATANLTFAHYEVVPQNISDTVVAKEKGTVKA
- the rplV gene encoding 50S ribosomal protein L22 yields the protein MEAVARLRDVPTSPRKMRLIADLIRGQRVSRALGLLKYQPQAGAAVLQKVLLSAVANWQQKNGDERIEDADLYVKTIFVDGGPMLKRLRPAPQGRGHRIRKRSNHITIVIDSAAQPVLGQAEVETPENEN
- the rpsS gene encoding 30S ribosomal protein S19, which codes for MARSLKKGPYIDFRLDNKVQTQNDSGKKSVIKTWSRRSMISPDFVGHTFAVHNGNKFIPVYVTENMVGHKLGEFSPTRNFRGHTAKKDKGKR